The following is a genomic window from Solea senegalensis isolate Sse05_10M unplaced genomic scaffold, IFAPA_SoseM_1 scf7180000013762, whole genome shotgun sequence.
TGccctctctttgtgtgttgCTCCGGTTTAGCAGAAGTGGTAAATGTCTCTTTCGCTTCTGTAGTGCATTCTTAGGCCCCAAGGATCTCCTGCCCTACAAAGAGTACAAAGACAAATTTGGCAAGTCCAACAAGAGGAAAGGCTTCAACGAGGGCCTGTGGGAGATCGAGAACAACCCCAGAGTCAAGTTCACGGGTTATCAGGTCAGTAGGTGTTATCGGGTCACGAAAGCTGCCGGTAAAGGACGGATCTGGGGACGtagataaaagaaaataaatggttAGGCTGTAGCAGCAGGTCCAGAtctttttaaagacacagttGTTTATCTTGTCAGATGGGCTGTTTGAAGCAGATAATGCCTGACTATGAAAGCTGGAGTCATTTGTGTCAACTTTCAGTCTCACATGTATAAATTAGAGGTGAGACTTGCTGTGTAAGTCTCAGCATTTCCTTCTTTTAGTTcttcaaaacaaatgtttgacatatgttttttttttttttctgccttcaCACAGGCCATCCAGCAGCAGAGTTCCTCAGAAACAGAGGAAGGGGGGAACGCGGCTGACGGCAGCAGTGAGGGCGAGGAAGGCGACTCTGTCGAGGAAGGAGACGACAAGGAAAAGCTGAAGGAAGACAAGACCGGATCCAAGCGGAAAAAGACGGCCTCCGCCAAGGTACTGTACTTCAGCGAGTGAGAATAAATCTATCAGGTTGACTTTACGATAAAGATTGACATCGTCAAGTAGCACGTGAAGGCCCACGCGATTGGTGGGGTGGTTAGCActcaagaagacccaggttcatggcctttctgcatggagtttgcatgttctccccgtgtgtgtgggttttgaaacatgcagtatggggattaggtaaattggacactctaaattgaccgtaagtgtgggagtgaatggttgtttgtctctatgtgtccctgtgatggactgtccagggtgtccacCTCTGCCTTTCTGCGACCCTCAGAAGATACAATGGATGGAAGTTGCACATGCACAACTTATCTTGGTGAACTCACTCTCAATATTCGCTTCACAGCAGTTGATGGACGCACATGAATGCGCGTTTCCTTCCAGACGTGGATCAGGATTCAGGATTTGTATTAATACACATGGTGTATTAAATTGAGGCGACTTTGACGGGCCGTATCTCGGTCATTTCTCCACCTTTTTGGACGGAATCAACGGTGTAGCGTTGCCCCGGACCTGAATTTTCCCCGTCCTTCCTGCTTTTTTCGGCCCTCGAAAAACCCTAGACGCGCTGGTTCTCGGGACTGGGCCGAGCGCCGACCATGGAGTGCAGTGCATTGACACTCTAGTGTGAAACTGAGCGAGCCAGTCAGCGTTATTTCCTCTCTGAGTGTTCTCTCTAGTTCATTTCGACTTCAAAGACACTGTATTGGTCGTAAACAGCAGGGTTGGGTTATCACCACTGACGGTTTGAGTCCGCGTCTGATGATGATTTGATACTGATACGGTTTTGGGATATTTCACTTCCAGTGTCAGCTTTGCTTTGGATGTAAATGAGATGATTGGAGAACTAAAATCTTCTttcttcatcattttaaatcagaaatgaaatcAAACAGTTGCCCTTGGGCTTGGTGGTGCTCTCAGTAGAaggtttatgtttaaatgtttttttaaataggatAAAGCAGtcgatttctttattttttgtgctATTTCTCCATATTGTGTGAACCCAGACTTGTCAGTTTCTCATATAAACTCTCTCCCACTCGTCTTTATTGATCATCAGTCACGTCTGGATCGTCTGTATTCACACGTCCTCAGAATTCAGTGTTTTGGGGAGGGCGCGCTGCAGAGCTGAGCACTGCTACACTGTGTTACTGTAATAGTGCAGAAGCCATCACTGCTGTAAATGGGAGCAGGTTGAAAGAGTCAAACGTGTCCTGCTCATCACTTAGCAACCACTGTTGCCTGGCAACTGGGCTCCATTACGCACAGCACATGTGGTGCATCTGAAGGAATGTGACGCCGTCCggggcggtgtgtgtgtgtgtgtgtgtgtacatgtatcaatagctttgtgaggaccaggtACAACACTACCTTTGTATGGTCATTTTGTCCGACTTCAGATAACGGTTAACGAATGTaatatgtctatgatgtgtcctcactaagagataaacacaagtttgtgtgtgtgtacttgtgtgtgcatttctgtgaAGACCAAACATTGAATAAACCTTAcagaatgaggacatttttggaaagtggggacattttgagggttaatAACTGGTTTcagagttagggttagaattgggtttaggttaggaaTGGGcgtttagttgtgatggttaaggtcagggtaaAGGGATAGCGAAATCATTATGTCCATGAGGGTCCTCACTGTGAATGCTGTGcaaatgtatatgtgtgtgtgtgcaaggagTGCACAGTGGAACTGGATTAAACGTGATCATCACTGTTGATATAAGTGTTCATTGACAATCGCTCACTTGCCTTTCACCCCCAGcctcctcacacacatacacacattcactgctgTGTCGAAGCAAAAAACTGCAGCTTTTCTACTACTTTACATAGTGTGGCCCACCAGCACAGATGT
Proteins encoded in this region:
- the hdgfl3 gene encoding hepatoma-derived growth factor-related protein 3 isoform X2; translated protein: MARPRPREYKAGDLVFAKMKGYPHWPARIDELPEGAVKPPANKYPIFFFGTHETAFLGPKDLLPYKEYKDKFGKSNKRKGFNEGLWEIENNPRVKFTGYQAIQQQSSSETEEGGNAADGSSEGEEGDSVEEGDDKEKLKEDKTGSKRKKTASAKKSSKLSRISSAEDDMEKDSKDDDQRSGSEGGDPDNDIIKNTTD